The genomic window CCGAGGTGGGTTCGTCAAGGAAGAGAAGCAGATCAGGACgcgcagcaagctcgacgccgatggTGACACGTTTGCGGTCGCCAATGCCAAGACCGAATTCCGGGATACCAATCATGGCATCGGCAATGTCCTGCATCTCCAAAAGCTCGATAATGTCTTCGACGTAGGcatccttgtcctcctTGGGAACACTGGGAGGCTGGCGCAGATACGCACTGAAACGCAAAGCTTCACGGACCGTGGCGGTGCCTTCGTGGATgtcctgctgctctgcatAACCACAGCCTCGCTGGAACTCGATCCCGATCTTCTTGCCGTCGATGAGCCTTTCACCGCTGATGACACCGATCGATTTGCGGTCGGCAAGCACATCGAGCAGCGTAGTCTTTCCAGCACCGGAAGCACCCATCAGAGCCGTCAGAGTACCGGGTCGGCAATAGCCATAAACGTTGTCAAGCAGCTGACGCTTTCCGCCCTTGACAGGCACCTCGTAGCAGAGCTTTTCCCAAGTAAAAGGTTTCGACTCgacatcgagctgcttgctcgagTCCTTTTCCTTCATCGAAGCACGCTCCTTGAGGCGCTGGTTGAGCTTTTGCTCCTCCTTGTTGGGCTTTTTGACAATGGTGAGCGCACTGGAATGTTTGCCGTGTTGGAAAATCTCGATGGCCACCATGGTGATGCCCACTAGACCCACAAAGAAGATGACCGTAACACCAAAGTAGAGCCAGAGATCACCCGAGTCGTAGCCAAAGCTGGCACGCAGGTAGTCGTTACCGGCGACGAATTGCTGACCTGCACGAGCGCCTGGCAGCGTGCATACCTGGTTCTGACCGACATTGTCAGGATACTGGGTAGAGCCAGGAGGATTTCGTGGAACAATGTACGTTCCAACGCAAGCCAGCGAGAGGTTCTTGAACTCGTTCATCATGAGGCCCGAGAAGGCGAAGTAGAGAGGGTTGAGGTACGAAATCCAGAAGAGCCAGCGGTACATGGCGTCACGAGGAATGACGTAGCCTGCAAAGACGACCAGGGCAGAGATGATGACGGCCGCGAGACGCGCAGCGACATCGTACGATTTGCAGACGGTTCCAAAGAGTCGGAAGAGAGCCGACATGGCGAGGTAGCCAAAGTAGAcaaagaggaagaaggtgAAAAAGGCGCCTGCGGACCGTTCGAGACCAGCCATAAAGTAGAGAATAATCGAGAAGAGAATCACACGGCCGAGCGAGAGCGGAATGTCCGAAAAGAGCTGCGCCAAGCTGAGCGCAGCAGGACGATAGAAAGCGTAGTTCATCTGTTTGAACAGAACAGGACGGCCACCCATCTGCGTAGGAAGTTCAGAAAAGGCGGTGAGAGCGTTGAACAAGAGACCAATGAACAGAACACCGCCTCGAGTGAATCCACCGGCAGCCGTTTCAGGCAGGTTGAGGAAGATACCACCGACGATGAGagcgatggtgatggtggtggcaaACGAGACAAAAATGTCGAATTGGTTACCGAGAatcatctgcatctggcGAACGGTGAGCGCTTGCACTTGGCGAGCGAAGCTAACAGTGTAGATGCTCTTGGGGCGAACGCCCTTGTGCTTGTCCTCGAGAACGGCCTGTCGGAACTCTTCCTCGGCAGAACGGTCTGCAGCAATCTGAGCATCGTATTCTTGCTTCTGGCGAAGCATATCCTGGTAGATGGAAGAGTTGTGATAGACCTCCTCGAGGCGCTCAGAAGTGGAAGGCACAGTGTTTTCGTCCTGACCTTCGGCAAAACGGTCCAGGTTGGGATCGGTGCAGCCCGAGCAGAAATCGGCCGACGTTTGACGAGGGTAGTCCTTGAAGCCCAAGTCGAGGAAATATTGACGAGCCTTGATGCGCGGACCGTAGTAGACGCAGCGACCCTCGTCGATGACCATGACCTTGTCGAACTGCTCCCAGATACCCTCACCCGGCTGATAGAGGGTGATGAAGGTGGTGAGGCCAAGAATGTCGGTGAAGACACGCATGCACTTGGCATAGTCGAGagcggtggaagcatcaaGACCACGGGTCGAGTTGTCCCAACTGACAACTGCGGCTCTACTAGCCATACACTCAGCGATACTGACACGTTTTCGCTCGCCACCCGAGACACCGCGAACGACCGCGGAGCCGACCAGCGTGTTGGCTGTGTGAGGAATGCCAAGCATCTTAAGGAAGGTGTTGAGCACCTCTTCGTTGAGCGATTTCACCGTCTGGTGAGGAAGGCGTTTGCCTGGGCTCTTGAGGCTGAGAGCGAATTCGAGTGTCTGCTTGACGGTGAGCGTCGGGAAGTGCAcgtcatcctcctcgtTGTAGACGGCCTCACCCTGGTATTTGCGAGCAAACTCTTG from Mycosarcoma maydis chromosome 16, whole genome shotgun sequence includes these protein-coding regions:
- a CDS encoding putative ABC transporter involved in multidrug resistance — translated: MSDPTSFSGISTPAGPAAMYTPDNRSSANGDHSVSIDDNSGAKDSHVDVDRAKAEFHQLQTSLSRQSETTRQNSQEAQDIEAGQKGGDNDDDDDFDLVQYLRSVQSENAQAGIKSKHIGVSWSDLEVIGNDSMSLNIRTFPDAITGLFLGPLFSIMSRLNKNRGRKLLQNFNGVAKPGEMVLVVGRPGSGCSTFLKTIANQRGGYIGVNGDVKYGGIPSQEFARKYQGEAVYNEEDDVHFPTLTVKQTLEFALSLKSPGKRLPHQTVKSLNEEVLNTFLKMLGIPHTANTLVGSAVVRGVSGGERKRVSIAECMASRAAVVSWDNSTRGLDASTALDYAKCMRVFTDILGLTTFITLYQPGEGIWEQFDKVMVIDEGRCVYYGPRIKARQYFLDLGFKDYPRQTSADFCSGCTDPNLDRFAEGQDENTVPSTSERLEEVYHNSSIYQDMLRQKQEYDAQIAADRSAEEEFRQAVLEDKHKGVRPKSIYTVSFARQVQALTVRQMQMILGNQFDIFVSFATTITIALIVGGIFLNLPETAAGGFTRGGVLFIGLLFNALTAFSELPTQMGGRPVLFKQMNYAFYRPAALSLAQLFSDIPLSLGRVILFSIILYFMAGLERSAGAFFTFFLFVYFGYLAMSALFRLFGTVCKSYDVAARLAAVIISALVVFAGYVIPRDAMYRWLFWISYLNPLYFAFSGLMMNEFKNLSLACVGTYIVPRNPPGSTQYPDNVGQNQVCTLPGARAGQQFVAGNDYLRASFGYDSGDLWLYFGVTVIFFVGLVGITMVAIEIFQHGKHSSALTIVKKPNKEEQKLNQRLKERASMKEKDSSKQLDVESKPFTWEKLCYEVPVKGGKRQLLDNVYGYCRPGTLTALMGASGAGKTTLLDVLADRKSIGVISGERLIDGKKIGIEFQRGCGYAEQQDIHEGTATVREALRFSAYLRQPPSVPKEDKDAYVEDIIELLEMQDIADAMIGIPEFGLGIGDRKRVTIGVELAARPDLLLFLDEPTSGLDGQTAYNVVRFLKKLAASGQAILCTIHQPNALLFEQFDRLLLLERGGKTVYFGDVGPNAKHIVKYFADRGAECPGNVNMAEYMLDAIGAGSMKRVGDKPWSELYKESDLFQHNLAEIEKIKQESSSSTSQGSEQSHKTEYATPFVYQVKTVLHRALLSTWRQPDYQFTRLFQHAAIALISGLCFLNLDNSVASLQYRIFGIFMATVLPAIILAQIEPFFIMSRSVFIREDSSKMYSGVVFAIVQLIQEVPFGIVSTVVYFLLFYYPAGFQTGSDRAGYFFAMLLVTEMFAVTLGQAIAAISPSIYIASLFNPFMIVIMSLLCGVTIPYPNMPSFFRSWLYWVNPLTYLVSGLVTNEMHNLTVECTATELARFNPPSGQTCRAWAGAFVDAFGGYLQNPDATSDCQYCQYRNGDQFYAGLNIDFSERGRNIGLVIVYVAFNAIVTILASRFIKYANR